In Desulfobulbus oralis, one DNA window encodes the following:
- the asnS gene encoding asparagine--tRNA ligase — protein MNAPGSAILPPRLVDILNLPAKEQNLRVSGWLRTRRDAPSFSFLELNDGSCLQGLQIIAEHNLPGWESLHKQITTGAALAVRGRLMPSPARGQRLELRADEITVLGTADASYPLQKKRHSFEFLRSITHLRSRTNALGAVARVRNTLSSAIHQFLQAQGFIQVHTPLITTSDCEGAGEMFTVTTLSGTADYSRDFFGRHAGLTVSGQLQAEVYAMSHSRVYTFGPTFRAENSNTTRHLAEFWMLEPEVAFCDLEGDMRLAEALLRFVVGELLQKNAEDLALFDQRLEPGLLDKLRRFTTTPFQRLTYTEAIERLQSSPHPFAVPVSWGMDLQAEHERYLAEELVVGPLFVTNYPASLKPFYMRLDEGEQTVAAMDLLVPGIGELAGGSQREERLEVLEARMRTAGMDPAQYGWYLDLRRFGSAPHSGFGLGFERLVLFCTGSANIRECIPFPRTPGSAPC, from the coding sequence ATGAACGCCCCTGGCTCCGCCATCCTGCCGCCCCGTCTTGTCGACATCCTCAATTTACCCGCCAAGGAACAAAATCTCAGGGTTTCCGGCTGGCTCCGGACCCGCCGCGATGCCCCGAGCTTTTCCTTCCTGGAGCTGAACGACGGTTCCTGCCTGCAAGGTCTTCAGATTATCGCCGAGCACAATCTGCCCGGCTGGGAAAGCCTGCACAAGCAGATCACGACCGGTGCGGCCCTTGCCGTGCGGGGGCGCCTCATGCCTTCGCCCGCCAGGGGCCAGCGGTTGGAGCTCAGGGCCGATGAGATCACGGTGCTGGGCACGGCGGATGCCAGCTATCCCCTGCAAAAGAAACGCCACAGCTTCGAATTTCTGCGCAGCATCACGCATCTCAGGTCCCGCACCAATGCGCTCGGTGCAGTGGCCCGGGTCCGCAACACGCTCAGTTCGGCCATCCACCAGTTTTTGCAGGCCCAGGGCTTCATTCAGGTGCACACGCCTCTCATCACCACCTCGGACTGCGAGGGTGCGGGCGAGATGTTCACGGTCACAACGCTTTCGGGTACTGCGGATTACAGCCGGGATTTCTTTGGCCGCCACGCCGGACTGACGGTCAGCGGCCAGTTGCAGGCAGAGGTTTATGCCATGTCCCACAGCCGGGTGTACACCTTTGGCCCCACCTTCCGGGCCGAGAATTCCAATACCACCCGGCATCTGGCCGAGTTCTGGATGCTGGAGCCGGAAGTGGCGTTCTGCGACCTGGAGGGTGACATGCGCCTTGCCGAGGCCCTGCTCCGCTTTGTGGTGGGGGAGCTTTTGCAAAAGAATGCAGAAGACCTGGCGCTGTTTGACCAGCGGCTTGAGCCGGGCCTGCTGGACAAGCTCAGACGCTTTACCACCACACCCTTTCAGCGCCTGACCTACACAGAGGCCATCGAGCGTTTGCAGTCCTCGCCTCATCCCTTTGCAGTGCCGGTGAGCTGGGGCATGGACCTGCAGGCCGAGCACGAGCGGTATCTGGCGGAGGAACTGGTGGTGGGGCCGCTCTTTGTCACCAACTATCCGGCCTCTTTGAAGCCCTTTTACATGCGGCTGGACGAGGGAGAGCAAACGGTGGCGGCCATGGATCTGCTGGTGCCGGGCATCGGCGAGCTGGCAGGCGGCAGCCAGCGGGAAGAGCGGCTGGAGGTGCTGGAGGCACGGATGCGAACGGCTGGCATGGACCCGGCCCAGTATGGCTGGTACCTGGATCTGCGCCGCTTTGGCAGTGCGCCCCACAGCGGCTTTGGCCTGGGCTTCGAGCGGCTGGTGCTCTTCTGCACCGGCTCGGCCAATATCCGCGAGTGCATCCCCTTCCCCAGAACGCCGGGCTCGGCACCGTGCTGA
- a CDS encoding LpxI family protein, producing MTEPASPVIGLIAGGGQFPLLFAEAAKKRGFRVAAVAHTSETDPRLEDFADELIWVKLGQLGKIIRHFHEHRVSEAAFAGTITKTRIFRDIMPDWKALALWNKIDIRLDDSILRAIAGALADEGIEIIASTRFLEHLLFPEGLLTKKKPNAGQWEDIRFGWRLARSVGRLDIGQTVVVRERSVLAVEAIEGTDAAIRRGGQLAGSGAVVVKLRKPGQDFRFDLPATGLGTIATMAEVHAAVLAVEAGQSLLFDQAAMVVAANKAGIVVVGLRCEDDELPAQCAGCI from the coding sequence ATGACTGAGCCCGCAAGTCCGGTCATCGGCCTGATCGCGGGCGGCGGCCAGTTTCCGCTGCTCTTTGCCGAGGCCGCCAAAAAACGGGGCTTCCGGGTCGCAGCCGTGGCCCATACGAGTGAAACCGATCCCAGGCTGGAAGACTTCGCGGACGAGCTCATCTGGGTCAAGCTGGGGCAACTCGGCAAAATCATCCGGCATTTTCATGAGCATCGGGTAAGCGAGGCGGCCTTTGCCGGCACCATCACCAAGACGCGTATCTTCCGCGACATCATGCCGGACTGGAAGGCCCTGGCCCTGTGGAACAAGATTGACATCCGCCTGGACGACTCCATTCTCCGCGCCATTGCCGGCGCGCTCGCCGATGAAGGCATCGAGATCATCGCCTCCACCCGTTTTCTGGAGCACCTGCTGTTTCCGGAAGGCCTGCTCACAAAGAAAAAACCGAACGCCGGGCAGTGGGAAGACATCCGCTTCGGCTGGCGGCTGGCCCGCAGCGTGGGCCGACTCGACATTGGCCAGACCGTGGTGGTGCGCGAGCGGAGCGTCCTGGCGGTCGAGGCCATCGAAGGAACGGATGCGGCCATCCGCAGGGGCGGGCAGCTTGCGGGCAGCGGCGCGGTGGTGGTCAAGCTGCGCAAGCCAGGTCAGGATTTCCGCTTCGACCTGCCGGCAACAGGACTGGGCACCATTGCCACCATGGCCGAAGTCCACGCCGCGGTGCTGGCCGTCGAGGCCGGGCAATCCCTGCTCTTTGACCAGGCCGCCATGGTGGTGGCGGCCAACAAAGCCGGTATTGTGGTTGTGGGCCTGCGCTGCGAGGATGACGAACTGCCCGCACAGTGCGCTGGCTGTATCTGA